From a single Calothrix sp. NIES-2098 genomic region:
- a CDS encoding coproporphyrinogen III oxidase, translating into MGRNSDNRPQEGKNHTLLLVPPVNAANTPPADSRQRVKLFMQNLQDEICNVLEQLDGEAKFRQDRWERAAGGEGRTRVIRDGRVFEQGGVNFSEVWGDTLPPSILTQRPEAAGHQFFATGTSMVLHPRNPYVPTVHLNYRYFEAGPIWWFGGGADLTPYYPFAEDAIHFHQTLRSACDPHHPEYYPTFKRWCDEYFYLRHRQEQRGIGGIFFDYQDGSGSLYVTSKTDTPAALYSQQVGKVTRNWEDLFAFVQSCGQAFLPAYLPIVNRRQEIEYGDRQRQFQLYRRGRYVEFNLVYDRGTVFGLQTDGRAESILMSLPPLTRWEYCYQPEPGTPEAQLAEFFLQPQDWANQTFVQQ; encoded by the coding sequence ATGGGTCGTAATTCAGACAATCGTCCTCAGGAAGGCAAAAATCACACACTATTGCTCGTACCTCCTGTCAATGCAGCGAACACACCCCCCGCAGATTCACGTCAACGGGTGAAGCTGTTTATGCAGAACTTGCAGGATGAAATTTGCAACGTTTTAGAACAGCTTGATGGCGAAGCCAAATTTCGCCAAGACCGTTGGGAACGAGCAGCAGGTGGCGAAGGACGTACCCGTGTGATTCGGGATGGGCGAGTGTTTGAACAAGGCGGTGTCAACTTTTCTGAAGTTTGGGGTGATACTTTACCGCCCTCGATTTTGACTCAACGCCCAGAAGCAGCCGGACATCAGTTTTTTGCTACTGGCACTTCGATGGTACTGCATCCTCGCAATCCTTACGTACCAACAGTACACCTCAACTACCGCTATTTTGAAGCAGGCCCAATATGGTGGTTTGGCGGAGGCGCAGATTTAACACCTTACTATCCGTTTGCTGAGGATGCGATTCACTTTCATCAAACATTAAGAAGTGCTTGCGATCCTCACCATCCAGAATATTATCCAACCTTTAAACGCTGGTGTGATGAATATTTCTACTTGCGCCATCGCCAAGAGCAACGAGGCATTGGTGGTATCTTCTTTGACTATCAAGATGGCAGTGGAAGCCTTTATGTTACCTCTAAAACAGATACTCCAGCAGCACTCTACAGCCAGCAAGTAGGAAAAGTTACACGTAATTGGGAAGATTTATTTGCCTTTGTGCAGAGCTGCGGTCAAGCATTTTTGCCTGCTTATTTACCAATTGTCAACAGACGGCAGGAAATTGAATATGGCGATCGCCAGCGTCAATTCCAACTTTATCGTCGCGGTCGTTACGTAGAGTTTAACTTGGTGTACGACAGGGGAACAGTTTTCGGATTGCAAACTGATGGTAGAGCCGAATCCATACTTATGTCTCTACCACCACTGACACGCTGGGAATACTGCTACCAGCCAGAACCAGGAACTCCTGAAGCACAGCTCGCAGAATTCTTTCTTCAACCTCAAGATTGGGCGAATCAGACTTTTGTTCAACAATAA
- a CDS encoding heme oxygenase — translation MSSHLDIRLREGTKHSHTNAENTAFMKCFLRGIVEKSFFRKLLADLYFVYSALEAELQRHQYHPVVGLMYFPELNRQANLERDLAFYYGENWKEQIVPSPAAQIYVDCIHEVANTQPELLIAHTYTRYLGDLSGGQALKQIARSAMDLPINRGTAIYEFEQIPTPDAKRLFKEQYRQALNSLPVDEAIILKIVDEANYAFTLNQNLVHQLEADVKAAIGEHIFDLIARQDKVGSTEHTYTKNQVEKVVLDYSI, via the coding sequence ATGAGCAGCCATTTAGATATTCGCCTGCGAGAAGGAACTAAACATTCCCACACGAATGCAGAAAACACCGCGTTTATGAAATGCTTTCTTAGAGGAATAGTAGAAAAGAGCTTTTTTCGTAAATTACTGGCGGATCTCTACTTTGTTTACAGCGCTTTAGAAGCAGAACTACAACGCCATCAGTATCATCCAGTTGTAGGTTTAATGTACTTTCCAGAGCTGAATCGTCAAGCGAATTTAGAGAGAGATTTAGCTTTCTATTATGGTGAAAACTGGAAAGAGCAAATAGTTCCCTCTCCGGCTGCTCAAATATATGTTGACTGCATTCATGAGGTGGCAAATACCCAACCAGAATTGCTGATTGCTCATACTTACACCCGCTATTTAGGAGATTTATCAGGTGGGCAAGCATTGAAACAAATTGCTCGCTCGGCAATGGATTTACCCATCAATCGGGGTACTGCAATCTATGAATTTGAACAAATTCCTACTCCTGATGCTAAACGGTTATTTAAAGAGCAGTATCGTCAAGCGTTAAATTCATTGCCTGTAGATGAAGCAATAATTCTCAAGATTGTAGATGAAGCGAATTATGCCTTTACTCTCAATCAAAATCTTGTTCACCAGTTAGAAGCAGATGTCAAAGCTGCGATCGGCGAACATATCTTCGATCTGATTGCTCGTCAAGATAAAGTGGGTAGCACAGAACACACTTATACCAAGAATCAGGTAGAGAAGGTGGTACTGGATTACAGTATTTAA
- a CDS encoding stearoyl-CoA 9-desaturase, translating to MRFNSLQNLPDNPQPLRLDWLTVVFFGTIHALALLAPWFFSWSALGVTLLLHWLFGSIGVCLGYHRLLTHRSFRVPRFLEYAIALVGALSLQGGPIFWVAGHRLHHAHTEDEDKDPYSARRGFWWSHMLWIFYPRAEFFNYDYYQRFAPDLVRDPFYRWLNRNFFLLQFPLALLLYAVGGWSFVVYGVFVRSVILWHTTWLINSVTHMWGYRTFESNDNSRNLWWAAILTYGEGWHNNHHAYPHVAKCGWRWWEIDITWWAIWCLKTVGLAKDLNLPPAQTVKA from the coding sequence GTGAGATTTAATTCATTACAAAATCTGCCAGATAACCCCCAGCCTTTGCGTCTCGATTGGCTGACAGTGGTATTTTTTGGCACAATTCATGCACTAGCATTATTAGCTCCTTGGTTTTTCTCCTGGTCAGCTTTGGGCGTTACGCTGTTACTACACTGGCTGTTTGGCAGTATAGGAGTCTGCTTAGGCTATCATCGATTGCTAACCCATCGTAGCTTTCGAGTACCGCGATTTTTAGAGTATGCGATCGCACTTGTGGGTGCCCTATCGTTACAAGGCGGGCCGATCTTCTGGGTAGCAGGACATCGTTTGCATCATGCTCATACCGAAGACGAAGATAAAGATCCTTACTCCGCCCGCAGAGGTTTTTGGTGGAGTCATATGCTATGGATTTTTTATCCCCGTGCAGAGTTCTTCAATTATGATTACTACCAGCGATTTGCTCCAGATTTGGTACGAGATCCCTTTTATCGCTGGCTAAATCGCAACTTTTTCTTACTCCAATTTCCACTAGCATTATTGCTGTATGCTGTGGGCGGTTGGTCATTTGTCGTGTATGGCGTGTTTGTCAGATCGGTCATTCTCTGGCATACAACCTGGCTGATCAACTCAGTCACTCATATGTGGGGATATCGTACATTTGAAAGTAATGATAATTCTCGTAATCTCTGGTGGGCAGCTATACTTACCTATGGCGAGGGGTGGCACAACAATCACCATGCGTATCCTCATGTAGCTAAGTGTGGTTGGCGCTGGTGGGAAATTGATATCACTTGGTGGGCGATTTGGTGCTTAAAAACAGTTGGTTTAGCCAAGGATTTAAACCTGCCACCTGCTCAGACAGTGAAAGCTTGA
- a CDS encoding precorrin-8X methylmutase CbiC/CobH yields the protein MEWHITDAQSLAIIDSEIGDHVFSPAEYEIVRRVIYATADFEYKSLIRFSEHALQAGAAALAARSTIVVDVPLVQVGISYDIQNTFANPIYCSLETPTRPQKEKTRAAWGIETLAKRYPEGIFVVGQAQTALTTLVDLIEAEEIRPALIIATPVGFVDVDVAKERLRDSLIPHITIDNRKGNAVVAAAIVDGLVDLAWQAYGKDKNR from the coding sequence ATGGAATGGCACATAACTGATGCTCAGAGTTTAGCAATCATTGACAGTGAAATTGGCGATCATGTATTTTCGCCAGCAGAATATGAAATTGTCCGACGAGTAATTTACGCTACAGCCGACTTTGAGTATAAGTCTTTAATTCGCTTTTCTGAACACGCTTTACAAGCTGGAGCAGCGGCACTAGCAGCACGTAGCACTATTGTGGTAGATGTGCCATTGGTGCAAGTAGGCATTAGCTACGATATTCAAAACACCTTTGCCAATCCCATATATTGCAGCCTGGAAACCCCAACACGTCCTCAAAAAGAAAAAACTCGTGCTGCTTGGGGAATAGAAACTCTAGCCAAGCGTTATCCAGAAGGCATTTTTGTAGTCGGTCAAGCGCAAACAGCACTAACTACTCTTGTAGATTTGATTGAAGCTGAGGAAATTCGTCCCGCTTTAATAATTGCTACGCCAGTGGGATTTGTGGATGTGGATGTTGCAAAAGAACGCTTGCGAGATTCTTTAATACCACATATTACAATTGACAACCGCAAAGGGAATGCAGTTGTAGCGGCCGCGATCGTTGATGGATTGGTAGACTTGGCTTGGCAAGCCTACGGCAAAGATAAGAACAGATGA
- a CDS encoding dihydrodipicolinate reductase: MTNQAPIPVIVNGAAGKMGREVVKAVAQAPDLNLVGAIDSSPQHQDKDAGELAGLSEPLEVPITNQLEPMLGYVAGERQGPPGVIVDFTHPDSVYDNIRSAIAYGIRPVVGTTGLSSEQIQDLADFAEKASTGCLIIPNFSIGMVLLQQAAIAASQYFDHVEIIELHHNQKADAPSGTAIQTAQLLAELGKTFNPALVEETEKLAGARGSVAAEGIRIHSVRLPGLVAHQEVIFGAPGQIYTLRHDTSDRACYMPGVLLAIRKVSQLKSLVYGLEKIL; this comes from the coding sequence ATGACGAATCAAGCTCCTATCCCAGTTATTGTCAACGGTGCTGCTGGCAAAATGGGTCGCGAGGTAGTGAAAGCTGTAGCGCAAGCACCCGATTTAAACCTAGTGGGTGCAATTGACAGCAGTCCCCAACACCAAGATAAAGACGCTGGAGAATTGGCGGGTTTAAGCGAACCTCTAGAAGTGCCAATTACTAATCAATTAGAACCAATGCTGGGATACGTAGCTGGTGAAAGGCAAGGGCCGCCAGGGGTAATTGTAGACTTTACTCATCCCGATTCAGTTTATGACAATATTCGTAGTGCGATCGCCTATGGTATTCGTCCAGTTGTAGGCACTACTGGGTTAAGTTCAGAACAAATTCAAGATTTGGCAGACTTTGCCGAGAAAGCTAGTACAGGCTGCTTAATTATTCCTAACTTCTCCATTGGTATGGTACTGCTACAACAAGCAGCGATCGCCGCATCCCAATATTTCGACCATGTAGAAATTATCGAACTGCATCATAATCAAAAAGCCGATGCGCCTAGCGGTACAGCAATTCAAACCGCACAATTACTAGCAGAGCTTGGTAAAACTTTTAACCCAGCCTTGGTAGAAGAGACAGAAAAATTAGCAGGCGCTAGGGGCAGTGTAGCAGCAGAAGGAATTCGGATTCACAGCGTGCGCTTGCCGGGACTGGTTGCCCATCAGGAAGTAATTTTTGGCGCACCTGGTCAAATTTACACTTTACGACACGATACGAGCGATCGCGCTTGTTATATGCCAGGAGTACTACTAGCAATTCGCAAAGTCTCACAGCTAAAGTCATTAGTATATGGATTAGAAAAGATACTATAG
- a CDS encoding photosystem I reaction center subunit PsaK translates to MLTSTLLAATTVPTTLQWSPTVGVIMILANIAAIAFGKSTIKYQNAGPALPSPNLFGGFGLPALLATTAFGHILGTGIILGLHNLGRI, encoded by the coding sequence TTGCTTACTTCGACCTTACTTGCCGCTACCACTGTTCCCACAACCCTGCAATGGAGTCCAACAGTTGGGGTGATTATGATTTTGGCGAATATTGCTGCCATTGCCTTTGGCAAATCGACCATTAAGTACCAGAATGCTGGCCCAGCTCTGCCTTCACCTAATTTATTTGGTGGCTTTGGTTTACCTGCATTATTAGCTACAACTGCCTTTGGTCATATTTTAGGGACAGGTATTATTTTAGGTCTGCATAACCTCGGTAGAATCTAG
- a CDS encoding Mg2+ transport protein, with the protein MTETNNLTSTLQEMSRRELRDLVRTQLQMLLEEGDLRGAKAILVPVQPADIAEAIEGLPEAMHALAFRLLSKDEAIAVYEYLDYSIQERLIEELRSQDVRDIVDKMSPDDRARLFDELPAKVVNRLLEQLSPAERTATAQLLGYEADTAGRIMTPELISLKENFTVSQAIEKIRRLAKASEMIYYLYVTDAARRLTGIVSLRELVTSQPEELIDEIMTRDVVFVHTDTDQEEVARLIQRYDFLAVPVVDREQRLVGIVTVDDVIDILQQETTEDIYALGGGVQSGGDNYFQMNLIEVARKRVVWLFVLLITNTVTGTIIKSQEDILTKVVTLTAFIPLLTGTGGNVGAQSSTVVIRGMNTEEIRLLGPLQVIGREAIAGGLLGVMLGTIATVWAYFLQGRLEVAIAVGSSLVAISLLASISGSALPFLFRLLRLDPALMSAPFITTAVDVLGVLIYFNLARVILQL; encoded by the coding sequence GTGACAGAGACGAACAACTTAACCTCTACCCTCCAGGAGATGTCGCGTAGAGAATTGCGAGATTTAGTGCGAACTCAGCTACAAATGCTGCTGGAAGAGGGAGATTTACGAGGCGCAAAAGCTATTCTAGTACCTGTACAGCCTGCGGATATTGCTGAGGCCATTGAAGGTTTGCCAGAAGCAATGCACGCTTTAGCTTTTCGCTTGCTTTCTAAAGATGAAGCGATCGCAGTTTATGAATATCTCGATTACAGTATTCAAGAACGGCTAATTGAGGAACTCAGAAGTCAGGATGTCCGCGATATTGTGGATAAAATGTCCCCAGACGATCGCGCTAGGTTATTTGACGAACTCCCAGCCAAAGTCGTCAATCGTCTGTTAGAACAACTGAGTCCAGCCGAACGTACAGCAACAGCTCAACTATTGGGTTATGAAGCGGATACTGCTGGACGCATCATGACGCCAGAATTAATCTCACTCAAAGAAAATTTTACGGTATCTCAAGCTATAGAAAAGATTCGCCGTTTAGCAAAAGCCAGTGAGATGATTTATTACCTTTACGTCACTGATGCAGCCAGAAGATTGACGGGGATTGTATCGCTGCGGGAGTTGGTGACATCTCAACCAGAAGAATTGATTGACGAAATCATGACCCGTGACGTGGTATTTGTCCACACAGATACCGATCAAGAAGAAGTCGCCAGATTGATCCAAAGATATGATTTTCTCGCTGTACCTGTGGTAGATCGAGAACAGCGGTTAGTCGGTATTGTCACAGTGGATGATGTAATTGATATCCTCCAACAGGAAACTACTGAGGATATATACGCCTTGGGTGGTGGCGTACAGTCAGGCGGCGACAATTATTTTCAGATGAATTTAATCGAAGTTGCGCGCAAACGAGTTGTGTGGTTGTTTGTCTTATTAATTACAAATACCGTTACCGGAACGATTATTAAATCGCAAGAAGATATTTTGACAAAAGTCGTGACACTCACAGCTTTTATCCCCTTGCTGACTGGTACTGGTGGGAATGTCGGCGCACAATCTTCTACAGTAGTGATTCGGGGGATGAACACCGAAGAGATTAGATTGTTGGGGCCATTACAAGTGATTGGCAGAGAAGCGATCGCAGGTGGATTACTGGGAGTAATGTTAGGTACAATTGCTACCGTATGGGCTTACTTTCTTCAAGGAAGGTTAGAAGTTGCGATCGCAGTAGGTAGTAGTTTAGTAGCGATTTCTCTATTAGCTTCGATTTCGGGTTCCGCACTGCCGTTTTTATTCCGCTTACTGCGTCTAGATCCAGCATTGATGTCAGCACCGTTTATTACTACAGCAGTTGATGTACTTGGTGTCTTGATTTACTTCAATCTAGCGCGGGTAATTTTACAGTTATGA
- a CDS encoding PA14 domain-containing protein gives MLNSPNIGTNSTDPGTYTSLNDASGVREKTILGNDLILPTTELGAAISHNLVFIDGAIANNSNLAQSFSNAQVFTLDPHLDGVAQISDILAHYQNVASVHIVSHGNVADVALGNTHLNLQNLSLYSSNLQSWSHAFTQNTDVLFYGCNVGADAEGELFIQQLSQLTGADIAASNNLTGSSQFGGDWNLEVATGSIESIDVLDKSAIANYNGANLAGIDDGLIARWQLDEGSGLTATDTIQNNNGTLLNNPQWSTTGKVNGSLRFDGIDDYVNVPSNPGLNLSAGIFTQSAWIYSNITDNAYHGILGYQPVAGNNQRYPGIWVYNQTQIHAGFGDGSNWNAFTTGNVLKTNAWNHVATTFDGTTYKAYVNGQEVFSTNSFAGRKPYATQQLNIGRVDNNFAGQIDDVRIYNRALTAADIATLAQLGTPNPGTISLENNAIAVNETDGSATIAVIRQQGSDGTVTVNYRTVNGSATAGADYTGQSGTLTFAPGETRKSVAIPILDDNLAEPNETFGFTIDSITGGATLSAPQSAEITIVDNENSTGLVGYWKLDETSIGATVVDSSGFNNNGNHVNITSPSGPSTNVPLLTFADPNSLRFDGVDDYVNVPNNPSLNLNNGKFTQAVWIYSNITDNGYHGILGYQSAAGTSQRYPGIWVYNQTQIHAGFGDGSNWNSFTTGNVLKPNSWNHVATSFDGTTYKAYVNGQEVYSTNDFAGRKPYATQQLNIGRVDNNFVGQIDDVRIYNRALTAADIATLAQIQTPPPTSSPGVIGLETSTITVNEANGTATVTVLRQQGSDGTVTVDYQTVDGSATPGADYIRQSGTLTFAPGETRKSVTIPILDDTLSEGNETFGFAIDNITGGASLLAPRTAQITIVDDENVSGLVGYWKLDESSTGVTVIDSSGFNNNGNHVNIALPSGPTTKVPLLNFVDTHSLTFDGIDDYVNVPSSPTLNLSNGTFTQSVWIYSNTVNNGYQGILGYQPASGNNAQRYPGIWLYNQTQIHAGFGDGTNWNGFTTGNVLRLNAWNQVVTSFDGTTYKAYVNGQEVYSTTQFAGRKPYATQQLNIGRIDNNFSGQIDDVRIYNTALTATEIQQLYQAQPLPDQRQLFTDTVISGLVQPTAIDWTPAGQLPDGQLMFVAEKSGVVKVFKNGSLLPTPFIDISRQVNNVSDRGLIDIAVHPDFVNNPYVYLAFTYDPPEVYQNTGLAGPDQEGNRAGRLIRVTADASKGYTTAIPGSEVVLLGKNSTWNNFNGFVNSTVDFNEPPAGILPNGQNLQDFLAGDSTTHSVGTVRFGPDGALYISNGDATSYNQVDPRTYRVQDIDNLSGKILRIDPITGQGLQDNPFYNGDPNSNRSKVYQYGLRNAFRFTIDPQTGKVYIGEVGWTQWEEINAGGAGTNYGWPYYEGGSGVNLPTSGYKDLPQSQAFYASGQTTTPAIYALNHSTSGINAIVMGDLYTGTAYPEQYWGDLFFNDLGQGIVRNLSFDSAGNITSVETFATGAQIVVQINMGPDGNLYFVDLNDGLVGRWRFA, from the coding sequence ATGTTAAATTCTCCCAATATAGGAACAAATTCTACCGATCCAGGAACATATACTTCTTTAAATGATGCTTCTGGTGTCCGTGAGAAGACAATTTTAGGTAATGACCTGATACTACCAACAACAGAGCTTGGGGCTGCTATTAGTCATAATTTGGTTTTTATTGATGGTGCTATTGCTAATAACTCCAATCTTGCTCAAAGCTTTAGCAATGCACAAGTGTTTACACTCGATCCTCATCTTGATGGTGTAGCACAAATCTCGGATATTCTGGCGCATTACCAAAACGTTGCGAGCGTACATATCGTCTCCCACGGTAATGTTGCAGATGTCGCATTAGGTAACACCCATTTAAATTTACAAAACCTCAGTTTATACAGCAGTAATCTCCAAAGTTGGAGCCATGCTTTTACTCAAAATACTGATGTGTTGTTCTACGGCTGTAATGTCGGAGCCGATGCTGAAGGAGAGTTATTTATCCAGCAGCTGAGTCAATTAACTGGTGCGGATATTGCTGCCTCCAATAACCTTACAGGTAGTTCCCAATTTGGGGGAGACTGGAATTTAGAAGTAGCGACTGGCAGCATTGAGAGCATTGATGTACTAGATAAATCTGCGATCGCAAATTATAACGGTGCTAACCTCGCAGGTATTGACGATGGACTGATTGCTCGTTGGCAACTTGATGAAGGTAGTGGTTTAACAGCAACCGATACCATTCAGAATAACAATGGCACTCTGTTAAATAATCCTCAGTGGTCTACTACTGGCAAGGTTAACGGCTCCTTACGATTTGACGGGATAGATGACTACGTCAATGTACCTAGTAATCCTGGTTTGAATCTAAGTGCTGGAATATTCACCCAATCAGCTTGGATATATTCCAACATTACAGATAATGCTTATCATGGCATTCTCGGCTATCAACCAGTCGCTGGCAACAATCAACGCTACCCAGGCATTTGGGTTTATAACCAAACACAAATTCATGCTGGTTTTGGGGATGGTAGCAACTGGAATGCGTTTACTACAGGAAATGTCCTCAAAACCAATGCCTGGAATCATGTAGCTACAACCTTTGATGGCACGACATACAAGGCTTATGTCAACGGCCAGGAAGTGTTCTCCACCAATAGCTTTGCGGGACGCAAACCTTATGCAACTCAACAACTAAATATTGGACGAGTTGATAATAACTTTGCCGGACAAATCGATGATGTACGTATTTATAACCGTGCCCTAACTGCTGCTGATATTGCCACTTTGGCGCAACTTGGCACACCCAATCCTGGTACGATTAGCCTGGAAAACAATGCGATCGCTGTTAATGAAACCGATGGCAGTGCCACAATTGCCGTCATTCGCCAACAAGGTAGTGATGGTACGGTGACAGTTAACTATCGCACAGTTAATGGTTCTGCAACTGCTGGTGCAGACTACACCGGACAATCGGGGACGCTAACATTTGCTCCTGGTGAAACCCGCAAATCTGTTGCTATCCCTATCTTGGATGATAATCTGGCAGAACCGAATGAAACTTTTGGCTTTACTATTGATAGCATCACTGGTGGAGCAACCTTATCAGCACCCCAATCTGCTGAAATCACAATTGTAGACAACGAGAATAGCACTGGTTTGGTAGGGTATTGGAAGTTAGATGAGACGAGTATTGGTGCTACCGTCGTTGATTCATCTGGTTTTAACAATAATGGCAACCACGTCAACATCACCTCTCCTAGCGGCCCGTCCACAAATGTTCCTCTGTTAACTTTTGCTGACCCCAACAGTTTGAGATTTGATGGCGTTGACGATTACGTAAATGTGCCGAATAATCCTAGCCTGAATCTGAATAACGGTAAATTTACCCAAGCAGTATGGATCTATTCCAATATTACAGACAATGGCTATCATGGCATTCTGGGCTATCAATCGGCTGCTGGAACCAGTCAACGTTATCCGGGTATTTGGGTTTATAACCAAACACAAATTCATGCTGGTTTTGGGGATGGTAGTAACTGGAACTCGTTTACTACAGGAAATGTCCTCAAACCAAATTCTTGGAATCATGTAGCCACATCCTTTGATGGCACGACATACAAGGCTTATGTGAATGGGCAGGAAGTTTACTCTACCAATGACTTTGCTGGACGCAAACCCTATGCAACTCAACAACTCAATATTGGGCGAGTTGATAATAACTTTGTCGGGCAAATTGACGATGTGCGCATCTATAATCGCGCCCTGACTGCTGCTGATATTGCCACCTTGGCACAGATTCAAACACCGCCTCCAACTTCTAGCCCTGGTGTCATTGGTTTAGAAACTAGTACTATTACTGTCAATGAAGCCAATGGTACTGCTACAGTCACCGTACTTCGACAACAGGGAAGTGATGGAACGGTGACAGTTGACTATCAAACTGTTGATGGTTCTGCTACTCCGGGTGCAGACTACATCAGACAATCGGGAACGCTAACATTTGCTCCTGGTGAAACTCGTAAGTCTGTAACGATTCCGATCCTGGATGATACTCTCAGCGAAGGAAATGAAACTTTTGGCTTTGCCATTGATAACATTACTGGTGGAGCGAGCCTATTAGCGCCTCGGACTGCTCAAATTACGATTGTAGACGATGAAAATGTCTCAGGTTTGGTGGGCTATTGGAAATTAGATGAGAGTAGTACTGGTGTCACCGTCATTGATTCATCCGGGTTTAACAATAATGGCAACCATGTCAATATTGCGCTACCCAGCGGCCCGACAACCAAAGTTCCGCTGTTAAACTTTGTTGACACTCACAGTTTGACATTTGATGGCATAGATGACTACGTGAATGTACCCAGCAGTCCTACCTTGAATTTGAGTAACGGTACATTCACCCAATCAGTATGGATTTATTCCAACACTGTGAATAATGGCTATCAAGGCATTCTCGGTTATCAACCAGCTAGCGGCAATAATGCTCAACGCTACCCAGGAATTTGGCTGTATAATCAAACACAAATTCATGCTGGTTTTGGGGATGGTACTAACTGGAATGGGTTTACCACAGGAAATGTCTTGAGACTCAATGCCTGGAACCAAGTGGTGACATCATTTGACGGTACTACATACAAGGCTTATGTGAATGGGCAGGAAGTCTACTCCACCACTCAGTTTGCTGGACGCAAACCCTATGCAACTCAACAACTAAATATTGGGCGAATTGATAATAACTTCTCCGGGCAAATTGACGATGTGCGAATTTATAACACTGCTTTAACCGCAACAGAAATCCAGCAGCTATACCAAGCTCAACCTCTGCCAGATCAGCGGCAGTTATTTACAGATACGGTAATATCTGGCTTAGTACAACCCACGGCTATAGACTGGACACCCGCAGGGCAGCTACCTGATGGGCAGCTAATGTTTGTTGCTGAAAAGAGTGGAGTGGTAAAAGTCTTTAAAAATGGTTCTTTACTACCAACTCCTTTTATTGATATTTCCCGACAAGTAAATAATGTCAGCGATCGCGGCCTCATCGATATTGCTGTTCATCCCGATTTCGTTAACAATCCCTATGTTTACTTGGCCTTTACCTACGATCCTCCAGAAGTTTATCAAAACACCGGTTTAGCAGGCCCAGACCAAGAAGGTAATCGCGCTGGTCGCCTGATTCGAGTCACGGCTGATGCTAGCAAAGGCTACACTACCGCTATACCTGGAAGCGAAGTTGTCCTACTTGGTAAAAATAGTACTTGGAATAATTTCAATGGATTCGTCAACAGCACAGTAGACTTTAACGAACCCCCAGCTGGTATTCTGCCAAATGGTCAAAATCTCCAAGATTTCCTCGCTGGCGACAGCACAACCCATAGTGTTGGTACAGTGAGATTTGGGCCAGATGGCGCACTCTATATCAGCAATGGAGATGCAACCTCCTACAACCAAGTTGACCCTCGGACGTATCGCGTCCAAGATATTGATAACCTGTCTGGTAAGATTTTGCGGATCGACCCAATCACTGGTCAGGGTTTACAAGATAATCCCTTCTACAACGGCGATCCCAATAGTAACCGTTCCAAAGTTTATCAATATGGATTGCGAAACGCCTTCCGCTTTACCATCGATCCTCAAACCGGCAAGGTATATATCGGTGAAGTGGGTTGGACTCAGTGGGAAGAAATCAATGCAGGCGGTGCGGGAACAAACTATGGTTGGCCCTACTATGAAGGAGGTAGTGGTGTTAACTTGCCAACTAGCGGTTACAAAGATTTACCCCAATCCCAAGCCTTTTATGCCAGTGGGCAAACCACAACACCAGCTATTTATGCCCTTAACCATAGTACTAGCGGCATTAATGCGATCGTCATGGGCGATCTTTACACTGGTACTGCATACCCAGAACAATATTGGGGCGATTTATTCTTCAATGACTTGGGTCAAGGTATTGTTCGCAATCTCAGCTTTGATTCAGCAGGGAATATTACATCAGTGGAAACTTTTGCCACAGGTGCGCAAATCGTCGTGCAGATTAATATGGGGCCGGACGGCAACTTATACTTCGTTGATTTAAATGATGGTTTAGTTGGTCGCTGGCGCTTTGCCTAA